In one window of Arachis ipaensis cultivar K30076 chromosome B06, Araip1.1, whole genome shotgun sequence DNA:
- the LOC107645585 gene encoding segmentation polarity homeobox protein engrailed, with amino-acid sequence MFKESRKLLLGLCSLCRSDCCSSILPSWLFLFSWWWLCGFARCSKVHNGSRRKSGASGSKFSGPDSTWIQHCRGYTNKNFKITRLRCHRCELVEGERESEELQSDENKASTERKKNKRRLKIPSQIMALEKFYNEHKYPTEEMKQDLAEELGLTEKQISGWFCHIRLKDKQLLKDEAIGNG; translated from the exons ATGTTTAAGGAGAGTCGCAAGCTTCTGCTAG GGCTATGTTCACTCTGCAGGAGCGACTGTTGTTCATCAATTCTGCCATCTTGGCTCTTTCTCTTTTCTTGGTGGTGGTTATGTG GTTTCGCAAGATGTTCCAAAGTACACAATGGTAGCCGGAGAAAGAGCGGAGCTTCGGGGTCTAAATTTAGTGGGCCTGACTCGACGTGGATTCAGCACTGCAGAGGTTAtactaacaaaaattttaaaattactcgTCTTCGATGTCATCGGTGCGAGCTCGTGGAGGGAGAGAGGG AATCAGAAGAATTGCAATCAGATGAAAATAAAGCTTCTacagagagaaaaaaaaataaaagaagactcAAAATACCTTCCCAGATTATGGCCTTGGAGAAATTTTATAACG AGCACAAATATCCCACGGAGGAAATGAAACAAGATCTTGCTGAGGAGTTAGGGTTGACTGAGAAGCAAATTTCTGGATGGTTTTGCCACATAAGGTTAAAAGATAAACAGTTGTTGAAAGATGAAGCGATTGGTAATGGATGA